Proteins encoded together in one Desulfovibrio sp. UCD-KL4C window:
- a CDS encoding FeoA domain-containing protein codes for MSVSLRSMAKDQKGVVVSVNVRGELGRRIRDMGLIPGTEFRIVGRAPLKDPVALRMKGFTITLRNNEADFITVKVEE; via the coding sequence ATGTCAGTATCTTTGCGGTCAATGGCAAAAGATCAGAAAGGTGTGGTTGTATCAGTAAATGTGCGTGGAGAACTCGGGCGCAGAATAAGAGATATGGGATTGATTCCCGGGACTGAATTCAGAATTGTGGGACGTGCTCCGCTTAAAGATCCTGTTGCACTCAGGATGAAAGGTTTTACTATTACACTTCGAAATAATGAAGCTGATTTCATTACTGTTAAAGTTGAGGAATAA
- the feoB gene encoding ferrous iron transport protein B — protein sequence MSDNFFVAVSGQPNCGKSTMFNALTGSTARVGNYPGITVDRTEGYYTNDGVSVHLVDLPGTYSLTSYSMEEVVARNVIVDEKPDVVINMLDATSLERSLYLAVQFMEIGVPVVLGLNMMDEVKKKGIRIDAQKLSKLIGVPVIECVARRGIGKDELMAAVQQVADKTKGKWTPVNISYGHDLDPAIDEMSALIKENEFMTDRYDPHWLAVKYLEEDEIVIKNGRESGPLYGQLEAIVKRVSEHVNKTLNTYPEAILADYRYGFINSILKQGVISREDNLRFDSSDKIDKVLTHKFMGPLIMFGVMYAMFYITFTFGAYPQGWVENGFGWISSTIGSLLPDGLLKSMLVSGVIDGVGAVMGFTPLILIMFAMLVFLEDLGYMARVAYMVDRVFRMFGLHGMSIMPFIMAGGLPGGCAVPGVMTCRTLRSPKERIATILTAPFMICGAKATAYIMLVGAFYPESATSVMFFLVLISWGLALCVGRLLRWTALKGESTPFVMELPPYRIPTLHGVAIHTWDRVWQYIKKAGTVILAISILMWALMTFPQLPPERVQAYDAQRTAVTAQSQNWDGSGEQKTTKLDEMISRINYSEGEEALKTSYAGRMSDFISPVTNLAGFPWQANISFIGAFAAKEVFVSTMSTAYSLGDEDPDNAATLSSKIAADPAWSPAVVWSVFIFMMVYVPCMVTVAVIIRETNWKWGLFSVFGSLGFGYALSVLIYQFGTLLGY from the coding sequence ATGAGTGATAATTTTTTTGTAGCTGTTTCAGGACAGCCGAATTGCGGAAAAAGCACAATGTTCAATGCCTTGACTGGATCAACAGCAAGGGTTGGAAACTATCCCGGTATAACTGTTGACCGGACAGAAGGTTACTATACTAACGATGGTGTTTCTGTTCACCTTGTGGATCTGCCGGGAACCTATTCTTTAACCTCCTATTCAATGGAAGAAGTTGTCGCCAGAAATGTTATTGTAGATGAAAAGCCTGATGTTGTTATTAATATGCTGGATGCAACTTCTTTAGAAAGAAGTCTTTATCTAGCTGTTCAATTTATGGAAATCGGCGTTCCTGTAGTTTTGGGCCTCAATATGATGGACGAGGTTAAGAAAAAAGGAATCCGCATAGACGCGCAAAAACTTTCAAAGTTAATTGGTGTTCCAGTTATTGAATGCGTTGCCCGTCGTGGTATCGGTAAAGACGAATTAATGGCGGCAGTTCAGCAGGTTGCGGATAAAACAAAAGGTAAATGGACTCCTGTAAATATTTCATATGGTCATGATCTTGATCCGGCAATTGACGAAATGTCTGCGCTGATCAAAGAAAACGAGTTTATGACTGATCGCTATGATCCGCATTGGCTTGCTGTCAAATATCTTGAAGAAGATGAAATTGTCATTAAAAACGGGCGGGAATCCGGTCCGCTTTATGGTCAGCTTGAAGCCATTGTTAAAAGGGTTTCAGAGCACGTTAACAAAACTCTGAATACTTATCCTGAAGCGATCCTTGCCGATTATCGCTACGGGTTTATCAACTCTATTCTTAAGCAGGGCGTCATAAGTCGTGAAGACAACCTCCGCTTCGATTCTTCCGATAAGATTGATAAAGTTTTAACCCATAAATTTATGGGCCCGCTCATTATGTTCGGTGTTATGTATGCAATGTTTTACATAACATTTACCTTTGGAGCATACCCGCAAGGTTGGGTTGAAAATGGGTTCGGCTGGATTTCTTCAACTATCGGATCGTTACTGCCTGACGGGCTACTAAAATCGATGCTTGTTTCAGGGGTTATTGACGGTGTCGGAGCTGTTATGGGATTCACACCGTTAATTCTCATCATGTTTGCCATGCTCGTTTTTCTTGAAGATCTTGGATATATGGCCCGTGTAGCCTACATGGTGGATAGAGTCTTTCGGATGTTCGGCCTGCACGGAATGTCGATTATGCCTTTCATTATGGCTGGCGGATTACCCGGCGGATGCGCGGTTCCAGGCGTTATGACCTGTCGAACCTTACGCAGCCCTAAAGAAAGAATCGCTACAATTTTAACTGCTCCATTTATGATTTGCGGTGCTAAAGCAACAGCTTATATTATGCTTGTCGGTGCATTTTATCCTGAATCAGCAACGTCAGTAATGTTCTTTTTAGTACTTATTTCATGGGGACTTGCTCTTTGTGTAGGTAGGCTTTTACGCTGGACAGCCCTTAAAGGAGAATCTACTCCATTCGTAATGGAGCTTCCGCCATACAGAATCCCGACTCTCCATGGTGTTGCTATTCATACATGGGATAGGGTCTGGCAGTATATCAAGAAAGCCGGAACTGTAATTCTCGCTATTTCAATTTTGATGTGGGCGCTGATGACATTTCCTCAGCTTCCGCCTGAGAGGGTTCAAGCATATGATGCACAGCGAACAGCAGTAACCGCTCAAAGTCAAAACTGGGATGGCTCCGGTGAGCAGAAAACGACTAAGCTTGATGAAATGATAAGCCGTATTAATTATTCAGAAGGTGAGGAAGCCCTTAAGACTTCATATGCCGGACGAATGAGCGATTTTATTTCGCCAGTAACAAATCTTGCAGGTTTCCCTTGGCAGGCGAATATTTCGTTTATCGGTGCATTTGCCGCAAAAGAAGTTTTTGTTTCCACCATGTCTACAGCTTATTCGTTGGGAGACGAAGATCCTGATAACGCAGCTACTTTGAGTAGTAAAATTGCTGCTGATCCGGCATGGAGTCCGGCTGTTGTGTGGTCGGTGTTTATCTTTATGATGGTCTATGTGCCGTGTATGGTAACAGTCGCGGTTATAATCAGAGAAACTAACTGGAAATGGGGGCTGTTCTCAGTTTTCGGTTCGCTAGGATTTGGTTACGCATTATCTGTTTTGATTTATCAATTTGGGACTTTATTAGGATATTAA